A window of the Chloroflexota bacterium genome harbors these coding sequences:
- a CDS encoding sugar phosphate isomerase/epimerase, whose product MRLGFTTWSTVTMRAEEAIPLLAGIGYDCVELAVVPGWRDGVDLLTPARRRRIKQLLAEYDLPLVAVAANTDLLADDADEFAENWQNLTDTVDLAVEWAGREGPPAVDTYIGGASGEWEQRREQALDRLGRLCDYAAARGVRVALQPHMDGALDTPDKVPGLVAAVARPNLGITLDINDFSVQGMHVEDVVAQLGGFMVLAQVKDERGQQPDYQFAVPGDGEFDYVRFLRVLKAAGYAGSVCVEISLRVQRRPGFDPTAAAVQSYAVLAAAFQAAGVHRRG is encoded by the coding sequence ATGCGACTCGGATTCACCACCTGGAGCACGGTCACCATGCGGGCCGAAGAGGCCATCCCACTGCTGGCCGGCATCGGGTACGACTGTGTAGAGCTTGCCGTGGTGCCGGGCTGGCGGGACGGCGTCGATCTGCTGACGCCGGCCCGTCGCCGCCGCATCAAGCAGCTGCTGGCCGAGTACGATCTGCCGCTGGTGGCCGTGGCGGCCAACACCGACCTGCTGGCCGACGACGCCGACGAGTTCGCCGAGAACTGGCAGAACCTGACCGACACCGTCGATCTGGCCGTCGAGTGGGCCGGGCGGGAGGGGCCGCCAGCCGTCGACACCTACATCGGCGGCGCATCGGGCGAGTGGGAGCAGCGGCGCGAGCAGGCGCTCGACCGGCTGGGCCGCCTCTGCGACTACGCGGCCGCCCGGGGCGTCCGGGTCGCCCTGCAGCCGCACATGGATGGCGCCCTCGATACGCCCGACAAGGTGCCCGGGCTGGTGGCGGCCGTTGCGCGGCCGAACCTCGGCATCACCCTCGACATCAACGATTTCTCGGTGCAGGGCATGCACGTCGAGGACGTGGTGGCCCAACTGGGCGGGTTCATGGTGCTGGCGCAGGTCAAAGACGAGCGCGGCCAGCAGCCAGACTACCAGTTCGCCGTGCCCGGCGATGGCGAGTTCGACTACGTGCGCTTCCTGCGCGTGCTGAAGGCGGCTGGCTACGCGGGATCGGTCTGCGTCGAGATCAGCCTGCGCGTGCAGCGGCGGCCGGGCTTCGATCCGACGGCCGCGGCCGTGCAGTCGTACGCGGTGCTGGCGGCGGCGTTCCAGGCCGCCGGCGTGCATCGGCGTGGCTGA
- a CDS encoding D-aminoacylase: MFDLILRGGRVLDGTGNSDTRADVAVAGGKIAALGQLGHAEARENVDVTGHIVCPGFVDPHCHSDALPFAADPLPAKILQGVTTEVNGNCGSTAFPLLPETAELLKEHQAGLFADTPWDWMSCAEFFASLQRVGPVSNIAQLVGHGALRVAAFGFQNRPPTDDELKVMRRLLAESLEAGAVGLSSGLIYSPGFYSQTAELVALAEVLQGTARPYCSHVRGETATLFQAHREAIEIGERNGVPVQHSHLKAAGGANHGRAGELLALLDEARSRGVEVNGDAYPYDAGSTRMAALLPPWSQEGGRDLLLERLTVPSERDRIKQDFRDGIPGWENLAGAGGWHRVRVASVQTNEGYLGKSIQEIADEQGKDPVDALCDVLLDERARPTIVVTMMDEADVQRILAHPLVMIGSDAIVTRGKPHPRTWGTYPRVLGHYAREVGIFSQAEAVRKMTSLPAQKFGLWDRGLVRPGLAADLVVFDPATVIDRATYADPEQSPLGLPHVIVNGQFAVRDGTYTGVRAGQVLRAR; this comes from the coding sequence ATGTTCGACTTGATCTTGCGTGGTGGCCGCGTGCTGGACGGCACCGGCAACTCAGACACTCGTGCCGACGTGGCCGTCGCGGGCGGCAAGATCGCCGCCCTCGGGCAACTGGGCCACGCCGAGGCCCGCGAGAACGTCGACGTGACCGGCCACATCGTGTGCCCGGGCTTCGTCGATCCGCACTGCCACTCGGATGCGCTCCCGTTCGCTGCCGACCCGCTGCCGGCCAAGATCCTTCAGGGCGTCACCACCGAGGTCAACGGCAACTGCGGCTCGACAGCGTTCCCATTGCTGCCGGAGACGGCCGAGCTGCTGAAGGAGCACCAGGCCGGGCTGTTCGCTGATACGCCCTGGGATTGGATGTCCTGCGCCGAGTTCTTTGCCAGCCTGCAGCGAGTCGGACCTGTCAGCAACATCGCGCAACTGGTCGGGCACGGGGCGCTGCGGGTAGCCGCCTTCGGCTTTCAGAACCGCCCGCCCACCGACGACGAGCTGAAGGTGATGCGGCGACTGCTGGCTGAGTCCCTGGAGGCCGGCGCGGTCGGCCTCTCGTCTGGCCTGATCTACTCGCCGGGGTTCTACTCGCAGACCGCCGAGCTGGTGGCCCTGGCCGAAGTCTTGCAAGGGACCGCGCGACCGTACTGTTCGCACGTTCGGGGCGAGACGGCGACGCTCTTCCAGGCCCACCGTGAAGCTATCGAGATCGGGGAGCGCAACGGCGTCCCGGTCCAGCACTCCCATTTGAAGGCGGCCGGCGGCGCGAATCATGGGCGGGCCGGCGAGCTGTTGGCCCTGCTGGACGAGGCTCGATCGCGCGGCGTCGAGGTCAACGGCGACGCCTACCCCTACGATGCCGGGAGCACGCGCATGGCGGCGCTGCTGCCGCCCTGGTCGCAAGAGGGCGGACGCGATCTGCTGCTGGAGCGCCTGACCGTGCCGTCGGAGCGCGACCGCATCAAGCAGGACTTCCGAGACGGCATTCCAGGCTGGGAGAACCTCGCCGGCGCGGGCGGCTGGCATCGCGTGCGGGTCGCCAGCGTCCAGACCAACGAGGGCTACCTCGGCAAGTCGATTCAGGAGATCGCCGACGAGCAGGGCAAGGATCCTGTCGATGCTCTCTGCGACGTGCTGCTGGATGAGCGCGCCCGCCCGACCATAGTGGTCACCATGATGGACGAGGCGGACGTGCAGCGGATCCTGGCGCATCCGCTGGTGATGATCGGGTCGGACGCGATCGTCACCCGGGGCAAGCCGCATCCGCGCACCTGGGGCACCTATCCACGCGTGCTGGGCCACTACGCGCGCGAGGTCGGGATCTTCTCGCAGGCCGAGGCGGTTCGGAAGATGACCAGCCTGCCCGCGCAGAAGTTCGGGCTGTGGGATCGTGGATTGGTGCGTCCGGGGCTGGCCGCTGACCTGGTCGTCTTCGATCCAGCCACCGTCATCGACCGTGCGACCTACGCCGATCCCGAGCAGTCGCCGCTGGGGCTGCCGCACGTCATTGTGAACGGGCAGTTCGCGGTGCGGGACGGCACGTATACGGGCGTGCGCGCGGGACAGGTGCTGCGAGCGCGCTGA
- a CDS encoding GntR family transcriptional regulator translates to MTEQLRDAILSGQFPPGATLNQRDIADQLSVSRMPVREAFRALELEGLIRGLPRRKAVVVTLQPEDVADIYDILATLEGRAAERATPLHDTASVERVRTVLADLNASPDDPTRLLDLDDQLHLEIYQAQRTRSTLVIQTHRNALRTQLISTGLVVERRRAAEAEHALIVTALEARDAGEAGRQTVAHLQAEGRELVERLMGHAS, encoded by the coding sequence GTGACCGAGCAACTTCGCGATGCGATCCTCAGCGGACAGTTTCCTCCAGGCGCAACCCTCAATCAGCGTGACATCGCCGATCAGCTCAGTGTGAGCCGCATGCCCGTTCGCGAGGCGTTTCGCGCCCTTGAGCTCGAGGGGCTGATTCGCGGACTGCCTCGTCGCAAGGCCGTCGTGGTCACGCTGCAGCCTGAGGACGTGGCCGACATCTACGACATCCTCGCCACGCTCGAAGGGCGGGCCGCCGAGCGCGCGACGCCGCTGCATGACACGGCGTCGGTCGAGCGCGTCCGTACCGTGCTGGCCGACCTGAACGCGAGCCCCGACGATCCGACTCGTCTGCTGGACCTGGACGATCAACTGCACCTGGAGATCTACCAGGCGCAGCGGACGCGCAGCACGCTGGTCATTCAGACCCACCGCAACGCGCTGCGCACACAGTTGATCTCGACGGGGCTGGTCGTCGAGCGCCGCCGCGCCGCCGAGGCTGAGCATGCGCTGATCGTGACGGCCCTCGAAGCGCGCGACGCTGGCGAGGCCGGCCGGCAGACCGTCGCCCATCTGCAGGCCGAAGGCCGCGAGCTGGTGGAACGGCTGATGGGGCACGCGTCGTAG
- a CDS encoding thiamine pyrophosphate-binding protein, with protein sequence MPRMTGGQALVASLKREGVDTVFGLPGIQLDYLFDALYAERASINVVHTRHEQATAYMADGYARTTGKVGISVVVPGPGVLNAASAIATAYATNSPVLCITGQIQSELIDIGRGVLHEVYDQLGMLSHITKWNARAMTPNEVPIVVHEAFRQLRSGRPRPVEIEVPPDVLGWEADVELRNPLPVDKSPGDPALLEQAATLLGGARRPLILAGGGVMSAEGWDDLRAVAELLDAPVVMTPNGRGALSDQHPLAAVQLALTELLPTSDVVLAVGTRALGFGSVPMKPAVGASVIRIDADPTQLSRTIVPTVAIAADAKLALAQLAESIGRHNVSRDSRREELAGIKKILSDTLNSVNPQASLGLALRNSAPDDAIFVDESTQVAYWARSGLPIYGPRTYVTSGYQGTLGYGFPTALGAKVGNPDRKVISISGDGGFMFNVQEMATAVQHNIGVTIVVFDDGAFGNVRRIQQESFNGHTIASDLRNPSFADLGKTFGMPSVRADGADALAGALREAMTEDGPVMIHVPVGVMPNFQRELREALAAGRSLVGSSG encoded by the coding sequence ATGCCGCGAATGACCGGCGGGCAGGCGCTCGTCGCGTCGCTGAAGCGCGAGGGAGTCGATACCGTCTTCGGGCTGCCGGGCATTCAGCTCGATTACCTGTTCGACGCGCTCTACGCCGAGCGCGCGAGCATCAACGTCGTCCATACGCGGCACGAGCAGGCAACGGCCTACATGGCGGACGGCTACGCCCGCACGACCGGCAAGGTCGGCATCTCGGTGGTGGTGCCGGGGCCGGGCGTCCTCAACGCCGCCAGCGCCATCGCTACGGCCTACGCGACCAACTCGCCGGTCCTCTGCATCACCGGGCAGATCCAGTCCGAGTTGATCGACATCGGGCGCGGCGTCCTGCACGAGGTGTACGACCAGCTCGGGATGCTCAGCCACATCACCAAGTGGAACGCCCGCGCGATGACGCCGAACGAGGTGCCCATCGTCGTCCACGAGGCGTTCCGGCAGCTGCGGAGCGGCCGGCCACGGCCGGTCGAGATCGAGGTCCCGCCGGACGTGCTCGGCTGGGAGGCGGATGTCGAGCTGCGAAACCCGCTGCCGGTGGACAAATCGCCGGGCGATCCGGCGCTGCTGGAGCAGGCCGCGACGCTGCTCGGTGGGGCCAGGCGACCGCTGATCCTGGCTGGCGGCGGCGTGATGTCGGCCGAAGGCTGGGACGACCTGCGGGCAGTGGCCGAGCTGCTCGACGCGCCGGTGGTGATGACGCCGAACGGTCGCGGCGCACTCTCGGATCAGCATCCGCTGGCGGCGGTGCAGCTGGCCCTGACCGAGCTGTTGCCCACCTCAGATGTGGTGCTCGCCGTCGGGACGCGGGCGCTCGGATTCGGCAGCGTCCCGATGAAGCCGGCGGTCGGTGCATCGGTCATCCGCATCGACGCCGATCCGACGCAGTTAAGCCGGACGATCGTCCCGACGGTCGCCATCGCCGCCGACGCGAAGCTGGCCCTGGCGCAGCTTGCCGAGTCCATCGGGAGGCACAACGTCTCGCGTGACTCGCGCCGCGAGGAGCTGGCCGGCATCAAGAAGATCCTCAGCGATACCCTCAACTCCGTCAATCCGCAGGCCTCGCTGGGACTGGCGCTCCGCAACTCGGCGCCCGACGACGCCATCTTCGTGGACGAGAGCACGCAGGTCGCGTACTGGGCGCGGTCCGGCCTGCCGATCTACGGGCCGCGCACCTACGTGACCTCTGGCTATCAGGGCACGCTCGGCTACGGCTTCCCGACGGCGCTCGGGGCGAAGGTCGGGAACCCGGACCGAAAGGTCATCTCGATTAGCGGCGACGGCGGCTTTATGTTCAACGTGCAGGAGATGGCGACGGCCGTCCAGCACAATATCGGCGTGACCATCGTGGTGTTCGACGACGGGGCGTTTGGCAACGTTCGCCGCATCCAGCAGGAGTCGTTCAACGGCCACACCATCGCTTCGGACCTCAGGAACCCGAGCTTTGCCGACCTCGGCAAGACGTTCGGGATGCCGAGCGTCCGGGCGGACGGCGCGGATGCCCTGGCCGGCGCCCTGCGCGAGGCGATGACCGAGGATGGCCCGGTGATGATTCACGTGCCGGTCGGCGTGATGCCGAACTTCCAGCGCGAGCTGCGCGAGGCGCTCGCGGCCGGCCGGAGCCTGGTCGGATCGTCAGGGTAG
- a CDS encoding C1 family peptidase: MAERSGRRRTRSGPRGARSGAPPARAVEPLATRPEAAERRPEPRDATADRQMGRRLDAMPDRVDARDYLYRPRLSSLPAELVNSALGQEILDQGTDGACTGFALAAVINFLLAQQGRAGEQVSPRMLYEMARRYDEWPGDSYEGSSARGAMKGWVRHGVCSRTAWSDDKVGPEHLSSDVAQQAMATPGGAFYRVSHRDVRDVHCALAEVGVLYLTLMVHEGWAEPGPIEREVTCHDGSGNSVKRRLPVIRRVGRADAGHAVAIVGYTREGFVIQNSWGTDWGAEGFALLPYEDYMLHATDVWVVQLGVPVDVDLWQSADGAATSAGLQRATPAIPLAKIRPYVVDVGNNGELSDRGNYWTTEDDVKRLFSEYIPAATAGWAKKRILLYLHGGLNSESDVARRIVSFGDVLRDNQIYPIHIMWETNWDDTIRGILEDCITDVDERAGNWFARFREGLVDARDWTIEQTASWPGTRLWSEMKENARISSTHPDGRGGMQILHRYASEAIASVPDAERDDWELHVVGHSAGSIYAAHAVANLSQLGVPFKTMQFMAPAIRSDLFKHLLLRRIRNGECPLPTLYLLSEKGELDDDLGPYGKSLLYLVSNAFEDGRETPLLGMRRYVDGERADADLTELFGGTVDGRAALVIAGASEEAGNCSKSRTHGGFDSEPETLNSVLVRILGGPPVRPFDTRDLQF, from the coding sequence ATGGCGGAGCGAAGCGGCAGGAGACGTACGAGATCGGGACCACGTGGCGCGCGCTCTGGAGCGCCGCCGGCGAGGGCCGTCGAACCGCTGGCGACGCGCCCGGAGGCCGCCGAGCGCCGGCCGGAGCCGCGCGACGCCACCGCCGACCGGCAGATGGGCAGACGGCTCGACGCCATGCCCGACCGCGTGGATGCCCGCGACTACCTGTACCGTCCACGGCTCAGCTCGCTGCCGGCCGAGCTGGTCAACAGCGCACTCGGTCAGGAGATCCTCGACCAGGGGACGGATGGCGCCTGCACCGGCTTCGCGCTGGCGGCGGTGATCAACTTCCTGCTGGCGCAGCAGGGTCGGGCCGGCGAGCAGGTCAGCCCGCGCATGCTCTACGAGATGGCCCGCCGCTACGACGAATGGCCGGGCGACTCGTACGAGGGGTCGTCTGCGCGCGGGGCGATGAAGGGCTGGGTCCGCCACGGAGTCTGCTCGCGTACGGCATGGTCAGACGACAAGGTCGGCCCGGAGCACCTGTCGTCCGACGTGGCGCAGCAGGCGATGGCCACCCCGGGCGGGGCGTTCTACCGGGTCAGCCACCGGGACGTGCGCGACGTTCACTGCGCGCTGGCCGAGGTGGGCGTGCTCTACCTGACGCTGATGGTGCACGAGGGCTGGGCCGAGCCCGGGCCGATTGAGCGGGAAGTCACCTGCCATGACGGTTCAGGCAACTCCGTGAAGCGGCGGCTGCCCGTCATCCGCCGGGTCGGGCGTGCCGACGCCGGCCACGCTGTCGCCATCGTCGGCTACACGCGCGAGGGCTTCGTCATCCAGAACTCGTGGGGGACGGACTGGGGCGCGGAGGGCTTCGCGCTGCTGCCGTACGAGGACTACATGCTTCACGCCACCGACGTCTGGGTGGTACAGCTCGGCGTGCCGGTCGACGTCGACCTCTGGCAGAGCGCCGACGGCGCGGCAACATCAGCGGGCCTCCAGCGCGCGACGCCGGCGATCCCGCTGGCGAAGATTCGGCCGTACGTCGTGGACGTCGGCAACAACGGCGAGCTGTCGGATCGCGGCAACTACTGGACGACCGAAGACGACGTGAAACGGCTCTTCAGCGAATACATCCCCGCTGCTACGGCCGGCTGGGCCAAGAAGCGCATCCTGCTCTACCTGCATGGCGGCCTGAACAGCGAGTCGGACGTGGCCCGGCGCATCGTGTCGTTCGGCGACGTGCTGCGCGACAACCAGATCTATCCGATCCACATCATGTGGGAGACGAACTGGGACGACACCATCCGCGGCATCCTCGAAGATTGCATCACCGACGTGGACGAGCGGGCCGGCAACTGGTTCGCCCGCTTCCGCGAAGGGCTGGTCGACGCCCGCGATTGGACCATCGAGCAGACGGCGTCGTGGCCGGGCACGCGGCTCTGGTCCGAGATGAAGGAGAATGCACGGATCTCGTCAACCCACCCGGATGGGCGCGGCGGCATGCAGATCCTCCACCGCTACGCGAGCGAGGCCATCGCCAGCGTGCCTGACGCGGAGCGCGACGACTGGGAGCTGCACGTCGTCGGGCACAGTGCGGGATCGATCTACGCGGCGCACGCCGTGGCGAACTTGTCGCAGTTGGGCGTGCCCTTCAAGACGATGCAGTTCATGGCGCCCGCCATCCGTTCCGATCTGTTCAAACACTTGCTGCTGCGGCGCATCCGCAATGGCGAGTGCCCGCTGCCGACCCTCTACCTGCTGTCCGAGAAGGGCGAGCTTGACGACGACCTGGGGCCGTATGGGAAGTCGCTGTTGTACCTCGTCAGTAACGCCTTCGAGGACGGGCGCGAGACGCCGCTCCTGGGCATGCGGCGGTACGTCGACGGCGAGCGCGCCGACGCCGACCTGACCGAGCTGTTCGGCGGGACCGTGGACGGCCGGGCGGCGCTGGTGATCGCCGGGGCCAGCGAGGAGGCCGGCAACTGCTCGAAGAGCCGGACCCACGGCGGCTTCGACAGCGAGCCGGAAACGTTGAACTCGGTGCTCGTCCGCATCCTCGGCGGGCCGCCAGTGCGCCCGTTCGACACCCGCGACCTCCAGTTCTGA
- a CDS encoding Gfo/Idh/MocA family oxidoreductase, with protein sequence MAPRVKYAAVGCGGMGRRHLRGMAELYRSSQCNMELVAVCDLKAEQANLLADEAEQLLGTRPGVFTDIAQMAREMPELEAADVTVESGFHHSVAIACLEAGLHVMVEKPIAVSMRGCNLMIETAARTGKVLSVAENFRRDPIHRLARALIHDGAIGTPRLLIQTTIGGSDKISMTPWRHMKHTASMPVDAGVHEADLIRFYMGEFASVWGQTRLHEKIRHKTDSTGPGGFYGGYLATMPDTIEPTGDDALYAQITFESGAVGQWIDDHSGHGMRKNERLVYGSKGSLQVFGSRNGNPVELTLSDGTIVKDERILDFAPSYRLNGIASELFGGERVWTYSFPFVDTDSKILASEYHELGECVRTGRAPEMTGEQGRADVALTYAPFEAGRLGRPVTLDDMVSMRAYVYQAEIDEILGLTQANPIPA encoded by the coding sequence ATGGCGCCGAGAGTCAAGTACGCCGCTGTCGGGTGTGGCGGGATGGGCCGCCGGCACCTGCGCGGCATGGCCGAACTGTACAGGTCGTCGCAGTGCAACATGGAACTGGTCGCCGTCTGCGACCTGAAGGCCGAGCAGGCGAACCTGCTGGCCGACGAGGCCGAGCAGCTACTCGGGACACGCCCCGGCGTGTTCACGGACATCGCTCAGATGGCCCGCGAGATGCCCGAGCTCGAGGCCGCGGATGTTACCGTTGAGAGCGGCTTTCACCATTCGGTGGCCATCGCCTGTCTGGAGGCCGGCCTGCATGTGATGGTCGAGAAGCCCATCGCGGTGTCGATGCGGGGCTGCAACCTGATGATCGAGACAGCGGCGCGGACCGGCAAAGTCCTGTCGGTGGCCGAGAACTTCCGTCGCGACCCGATCCACCGGCTGGCGCGCGCGCTGATCCATGACGGGGCCATCGGGACGCCGCGCCTGTTGATCCAGACGACCATCGGCGGCAGCGACAAGATCTCGATGACGCCCTGGCGGCACATGAAGCACACGGCGTCGATGCCGGTGGACGCCGGCGTCCACGAGGCCGACCTGATCCGCTTCTACATGGGTGAGTTCGCATCCGTCTGGGGCCAGACGCGGCTGCATGAGAAGATCCGCCACAAGACCGACTCAACCGGCCCGGGCGGCTTCTACGGCGGCTACCTCGCCACGATGCCGGACACTATCGAGCCGACCGGCGACGATGCCCTCTACGCCCAGATCACGTTCGAGAGCGGGGCCGTCGGCCAGTGGATCGACGATCACTCCGGCCATGGCATGCGAAAGAACGAGCGGTTGGTGTACGGCTCGAAGGGGTCGCTGCAGGTGTTCGGCAGCCGGAATGGCAACCCCGTCGAGCTGACCCTGAGCGACGGCACGATCGTCAAGGACGAGCGCATCCTCGACTTCGCGCCGAGCTACCGCCTGAACGGTATCGCGTCTGAGCTGTTCGGCGGCGAGCGCGTCTGGACGTACAGCTTCCCGTTCGTGGACACCGACTCGAAGATCCTGGCCTCGGAGTACCATGAGCTTGGCGAGTGTGTGCGGACCGGCCGCGCCCCGGAGATGACCGGCGAACAAGGCCGCGCGGACGTGGCTCTGACCTACGCACCGTTCGAGGCTGGCCGCCTCGGCCGCCCCGTGACGCTGGACGACATGGTCTCGATGCGGGCCTACGTCTACCAGGCGGAGATCGACGAGATCCTGGGCCTGACGCAGGCTAACCCGATCCCCGCCTGA
- a CDS encoding DUF5060 domain-containing protein, which translates to MPISSAVPRSLRQHRLAALIALLCGFLAASTWENRPVIGAELPTVSGPRTVWQPLTISFAGPAAAQAGGAPNPFLDYRLTVHLQGPSGKTYSVPGYFDGDGNGGPSGAVWRARFTPDASGAWSYRASFRAGPNVAVSLDAAAGTPAAFDGVTGSISIAPRDSAAPGFLRSGRLEYVGGHYLKLRDGPYWIKTGANSPENLLGYAGFSNTPAAHHTYAPHVRDWRAGDPILLSSSPDVGKGLIGALNYLSNQGVNAVYFMPMNVGGDARDTWPFAGSIVPTGAAANDNRHYDLAKLRQWETAFEYAQRRGVALHMVLGEAEEANKLELDSATLGVERKLFYREMVARFGHHNALIWNVTEEYDHQLPLAPERVKEFAQYIADLDPYDHPVTVHHWNNPDTAWMPFVGDRRFSIASLQYAGSVARHGDEVEEWRGRTASSGRPIPISLDEVRSSTPTNAEAQRREILWPTLLSGGSLEWYVGSQDQTLEDFRTIEPLWTASRHARAFVEALPFWEMSPDDSLVVGAATTDGGVQVFAKGGEVYAIYLPSASPSGRLRLPAGEFERRWYDPRTGAYSAAARLSGGGEVALGSPPSQASADWAMVVTRVGAGGPTLTPAPTRVSTPTATPGAGAPRVTGFVGAADGGVLRGNVVVEATVAGADVRRVEFTLAGGRPATWAETAAPYYFQGDTNGTPRGWDTRQYPDGQYVLTATAVDGAGRTGAAEIRIHVANLAATPTRTPAATRTPTPAAGPMVTGFSGVADGQTLGGRVAIAALVSGAGIQRVTFTLIGPQSITATETQTPYYFQGDTNGVPHGWDTRTVPNGEYTLTAEARDVTGRTHSRQVRLRIDNST; encoded by the coding sequence GTGCCGATCTCTTCCGCTGTGCCGCGAAGCCTCCGACAGCACCGACTCGCCGCTCTCATCGCGCTTCTGTGTGGCTTCCTCGCCGCCTCGACCTGGGAGAATCGCCCGGTCATCGGAGCGGAGCTGCCCACCGTCAGCGGCCCCAGAACGGTGTGGCAGCCGCTGACCATCTCGTTCGCGGGGCCGGCCGCCGCGCAGGCCGGCGGCGCACCGAATCCGTTCCTCGACTACCGCCTGACCGTTCATCTGCAAGGCCCATCTGGAAAGACCTACAGCGTGCCGGGCTACTTCGATGGTGACGGAAACGGCGGCCCGAGCGGGGCGGTCTGGCGCGCACGGTTTACGCCAGACGCGAGTGGTGCCTGGAGCTACCGGGCGTCGTTTCGGGCCGGCCCGAACGTAGCCGTGAGCCTCGACGCGGCGGCCGGCACGCCGGCCGCTTTCGACGGCGTCACCGGCTCGATCTCGATAGCGCCACGCGACTCCGCTGCGCCAGGCTTCCTGCGGTCTGGACGCCTGGAGTACGTCGGCGGCCACTACCTGAAGCTGCGCGACGGGCCGTATTGGATCAAGACCGGTGCCAACAGCCCCGAGAACCTGCTTGGCTACGCAGGCTTCTCGAACACACCGGCCGCCCACCACACCTACGCCCCGCACGTCCGAGACTGGCGGGCCGGCGATCCGATCCTGCTGTCGTCGAGTCCTGACGTCGGCAAGGGCCTGATCGGAGCGCTGAACTACCTCTCCAACCAGGGCGTCAACGCCGTCTACTTCATGCCGATGAATGTCGGCGGGGACGCGCGCGACACCTGGCCGTTCGCCGGCTCGATTGTGCCGACCGGCGCGGCGGCAAACGACAACCGCCACTACGACCTGGCCAAACTCCGGCAGTGGGAGACCGCCTTCGAGTATGCTCAGCGGCGAGGTGTCGCGTTGCACATGGTGCTGGGCGAGGCCGAGGAGGCGAACAAGCTCGAGCTGGATTCGGCCACTCTCGGAGTCGAGCGCAAGCTGTTCTATCGAGAGATGGTCGCTCGTTTCGGCCACCACAACGCGCTGATCTGGAACGTGACAGAAGAGTACGACCACCAGTTGCCGCTGGCTCCAGAGCGTGTGAAAGAGTTCGCCCAGTACATCGCCGATCTGGACCCGTACGACCACCCGGTGACCGTCCACCACTGGAACAACCCCGACACAGCCTGGATGCCGTTCGTTGGCGACCGGCGATTCTCGATCGCGTCCCTGCAATATGCGGGGTCGGTCGCGCGGCACGGCGACGAGGTCGAGGAGTGGCGTGGTCGCACGGCGTCGAGCGGACGGCCGATCCCCATCTCACTGGACGAGGTCCGCTCGTCCACGCCGACCAACGCAGAGGCTCAACGGCGCGAGATCCTCTGGCCGACGCTGCTGTCGGGCGGTTCACTTGAGTGGTACGTCGGCAGTCAGGATCAAACACTCGAAGACTTCCGGACGATTGAACCGCTGTGGACCGCCAGCCGCCACGCGCGAGCGTTTGTCGAGGCGCTGCCGTTCTGGGAGATGTCGCCGGACGATTCGCTGGTGGTCGGGGCCGCCACGACGGACGGCGGGGTGCAGGTGTTCGCAAAGGGCGGTGAGGTCTACGCCATCTATCTGCCATCGGCCAGTCCGTCAGGGCGGCTGCGCCTGCCGGCCGGCGAGTTCGAGCGCCGCTGGTACGACCCACGGACCGGCGCCTACTCGGCGGCAGCGCGCCTGAGCGGTGGCGGCGAGGTCGCCCTCGGGTCGCCGCCGTCCCAGGCCTCGGCAGACTGGGCGATGGTCGTGACGCGCGTCGGCGCGGGCGGGCCAACGCTCACCCCCGCGCCGACGCGCGTCAGCACGCCCACCGCTACGCCGGGCGCCGGTGCGCCACGCGTCACGGGATTCGTCGGTGCGGCCGATGGCGGCGTCCTGCGCGGGAACGTCGTCGTCGAGGCGACCGTGGCCGGAGCTGACGTTCGGCGCGTGGAGTTCACGCTGGCTGGTGGGCGCCCGGCCACCTGGGCCGAGACTGCCGCGCCCTACTATTTCCAGGGCGACACGAACGGCACGCCGCGCGGCTGGGATACGCGCCAGTATCCGGACGGCCAGTACGTCCTGACGGCCACCGCCGTCGATGGCGCGGGGAGAACCGGGGCCGCCGAGATTCGCATCCACGTTGCGAATCTCGCGGCGACGCCCACTCGCACGCCAGCAGCCACACGCACGCCAACGCCGGCAGCCGGACCGATGGTGACAGGTTTCTCGGGCGTCGCCGATGGGCAGACGCTCGGCGGGCGAGTCGCTATCGCTGCTCTGGTCAGCGGTGCGGGCATCCAGCGCGTGACGTTCACGCTGATCGGCCCGCAGTCGATCACCGCGACCGAAACGCAGACGCCGTACTACTTTCAGGGAGACACGAACGGCGTCCCGCATGGTTGGGACACACGTACCGTGCCCAACGGCGAGTACACGCTCACTGCCGAGGCCCGCGACGTGACGGGCCGCACGCACAGTCGGCAGGTGCGCCTCAGGATCGACAACTCGACGTAA